A window from Enterocloster bolteae encodes these proteins:
- a CDS encoding APC family permease: MQQKDDKKILWHTLAFMAFSTVWGFGNVINGFSEYGGLKAIVSWILIFAIYFVPYALMVGELGSTFKHAGGGVSSWIHETIGPKMAYYAGWTYWVVHMPYISQKPNSTVIAASWALFQDKRASGMNTTVMQILCLVIFLFAMYLSGKGMGVLKRLATLAGSAMFIMSMLFIVMMVAAPALTDGAFLAIDWSPSSFIPDFNANFFLSLSILVFAVGGCEKISPYVNKMKDPSRDFAKGMVALAAMVAVTAILGTIALGMMFDSNHIPQDLMTNGAYYAFQKLGEYYHAGNFFVVVYALTNLIGQFSVMVLSVDAPLRMLLDSADSRFIPGKMFEKNEHGTYVNGHRLVTLIVCVLIVVPAFGIRNVDALVRWLVKVNSVCMPLRYLWVFVAYIALKRAGDAFCGEYRFVKGKTAGILVGGWCFLFTAFACLTGIYSEDPFQLALNIVTPFVLVGLGFIMPWMAAKEKKS; encoded by the coding sequence ATGCAGCAGAAAGATGATAAAAAGATTCTCTGGCATACCCTGGCTTTTATGGCTTTTTCAACGGTCTGGGGATTTGGGAATGTGATAAACGGATTTTCGGAATACGGCGGATTAAAGGCCATTGTATCCTGGATTCTTATATTTGCCATTTATTTTGTGCCCTATGCCCTGATGGTGGGAGAGCTGGGATCCACCTTCAAGCATGCCGGGGGCGGGGTCAGCTCCTGGATTCATGAGACCATAGGGCCCAAGATGGCTTACTACGCAGGCTGGACCTACTGGGTGGTCCACATGCCCTATATATCCCAGAAGCCGAATTCCACTGTGATTGCAGCCAGCTGGGCCCTGTTCCAGGACAAGAGGGCCAGCGGCATGAACACCACGGTGATGCAGATTCTGTGCCTGGTCATTTTCCTGTTTGCCATGTATCTGTCCGGCAAGGGGATGGGGGTGCTAAAGAGGCTTGCCACATTGGCAGGTTCCGCCATGTTCATCATGTCCATGCTGTTCATTGTCATGATGGTGGCTGCTCCGGCCCTGACAGACGGTGCCTTCTTGGCCATTGACTGGTCCCCTTCGTCCTTTATACCGGATTTTAACGCCAATTTTTTTCTGAGCCTTTCCATCCTGGTTTTTGCGGTGGGAGGATGTGAGAAGATTTCCCCCTATGTAAATAAGATGAAGGATCCTTCCAGGGATTTTGCAAAGGGCATGGTAGCCCTGGCAGCCATGGTGGCCGTGACCGCCATCCTGGGCACCATTGCCCTGGGCATGATGTTTGACTCCAATCATATTCCCCAGGACCTGATGACCAACGGAGCCTACTACGCGTTCCAGAAGCTGGGTGAATATTACCATGCGGGGAATTTCTTTGTGGTGGTATACGCGCTGACCAATCTGATTGGACAGTTTTCCGTTATGGTCCTGTCCGTGGACGCGCCCCTCAGAATGCTTTTGGACAGTGCGGATTCCCGCTTTATCCCCGGCAAGATGTTTGAGAAAAATGAACACGGCACCTATGTGAACGGACACAGGCTGGTGACGCTCATTGTCTGTGTGCTGATTGTGGTCCCTGCCTTTGGCATCAGGAACGTGGACGCTCTGGTGCGCTGGCTGGTCAAGGTAAACTCGGTGTGCATGCCCCTGCGATATCTGTGGGTCTTTGTGGCATACATTGCCTTAAAAAGGGCCGGGGATGCGTTCTGCGGCGAGTACAGGTTTGTGAAGGGGAAAACAGCAGGCATCCTGGTGGGCGGCTGGTGCTTTCTATTCACGGCCTTTGCATGCCTGACAGGTATTTACTCAGAGGATCCCTTCCAGCTGGCTCTGAATATCGTGACTCCCTTTGTGCTGGTAGGACTTGGGTTCATTATGCCATGGATGGCAGCAAAGGAGAAAAAAAGTTAA
- a CDS encoding ClpP family protease, which translates to MGQGKNNRKKRDSQAENGNGQVRQQDDEAKKLEKEIEEKEDNKLEEYGQVILEDNRRQRKIHLITIIGEVEGHENSSGSSKTTKYDHILPKLAEIEDDDSVDGLLVLLNTSGGDVDAGLAIAEMIASLSLPTVSLVLGGSHSIGVPLAVSTNYSFIVPSGTMMIHPVRMTGMVIGTSQTYEYFEMIQDRILTFVSNHADIAYDQLRELMHNTKMLTRDLGTVLVGTQAVEAGLINQVGGIKEALGKLYAMIDDRERRR; encoded by the coding sequence ATGGGACAAGGAAAAAACAACAGGAAAAAAAGAGACAGTCAGGCGGAAAACGGAAACGGACAGGTACGCCAGCAGGACGATGAAGCCAAAAAGCTTGAAAAGGAAATAGAAGAAAAGGAAGACAATAAGCTGGAGGAGTATGGCCAGGTCATTCTGGAGGACAACCGCAGGCAGAGGAAAATCCATCTCATCACGATCATTGGGGAGGTGGAGGGACATGAGAATTCCTCCGGGAGCAGCAAAACCACAAAATACGACCATATACTGCCGAAGCTGGCTGAAATAGAGGATGACGACAGTGTGGACGGACTTCTGGTGCTGCTCAACACTTCGGGAGGGGATGTGGACGCGGGTCTTGCCATCGCGGAAATGATTGCGTCTCTCAGTCTTCCCACCGTATCGCTTGTGTTAGGCGGAAGCCACTCCATCGGGGTTCCCCTGGCCGTGTCCACAAATTATTCCTTCATCGTGCCGTCCGGCACCATGATGATCCATCCGGTGCGGATGACGGGGATGGTTATAGGCACATCCCAGACCTACGAGTATTTTGAAATGATACAGGACCGCATACTCACGTTTGTATCAAACCATGCCGATATCGCCTATGACCAGCTGAGGGAGCTGATGCATAATACAAAGATGCTGACCAGGGACCTGGGCACTGTTCTGGTGGGAACCCAGGCCGTGGAGGCGGGACTTATCAACCAGGTGGGAGGCATCAAGGAAGCCCTTGGAAAGCTTTATGCCATGATTGATGATCGGGAACGCAGGCGGTAG
- a CDS encoding UDP-N-acetylmuramoyl-tripeptide--D-alanyl-D-alanine ligase, translating into MTGITVKELLEATGGNLLHGQEDQHVKHISLDSRTMEGDDLFVPIVGERVDAHRFLCQAIASGAAVVFTSEHHCGEDVKACVRQQCGENREQERKALQAAWIEVRDTKKALQDLGSFCRKSLSLPLVGITGSVGKTTTREMIAEALSAGFKVYKTPGNSNSQVGVPITIAEIPQSAEIGVIELGMSEPGEMERIARVARVDCAVMTNIGIAHIEQLGSQECILEEKLHIQEGMPPEGILFLNGDDPLLASVVPKEGRKKVLYGLGRDCDYRAEDLHLEEGYPVFTAVHGDCRVRVRLKVMGSHMVSNAMAALAVADTYGLSMEKAALALGQFKGYKGRQQIFEWGGVTVIDDSYNASPVSMKAGLEVLDSVKGERKIAVLADMKELGPDTERFHAEIGAYIGEHPLDMVLLLGELAACIGSGMDAARAATPHIEIDSLAQAEKWLDENIREGDCILFKGSNSMKLSEAVKHLKETRS; encoded by the coding sequence ATGACAGGAATAACGGTTAAGGAACTGCTTGAAGCCACAGGAGGAAACCTGCTGCATGGCCAGGAGGATCAGCATGTTAAACACATCAGCCTGGATTCCAGAACAATGGAGGGGGATGACCTGTTTGTGCCCATAGTGGGTGAGCGGGTGGACGCCCACCGCTTTCTCTGCCAGGCAATTGCCAGCGGGGCGGCCGTGGTATTTACCAGCGAACATCACTGCGGGGAGGATGTTAAAGCCTGTGTCCGGCAGCAGTGCGGGGAAAACAGGGAGCAGGAGAGGAAAGCACTTCAGGCAGCGTGGATTGAGGTGCGTGACACGAAGAAGGCCCTTCAGGACCTGGGGAGTTTTTGCAGGAAAAGCCTGAGTCTGCCCCTGGTGGGAATCACGGGAAGCGTGGGAAAGACCACTACCAGGGAAATGATAGCGGAGGCCCTGAGCGCCGGATTCAAGGTCTATAAGACACCAGGCAACAGCAACAGCCAGGTGGGGGTGCCCATTACCATTGCGGAGATCCCGCAGTCTGCTGAGATTGGCGTCATTGAGCTGGGGATGAGCGAACCCGGGGAGATGGAGCGTATTGCCAGGGTGGCCAGGGTGGACTGTGCCGTCATGACCAACATAGGAATAGCCCACATCGAACAGCTGGGATCACAGGAATGCATTCTGGAGGAAAAGCTCCATATCCAGGAGGGAATGCCGCCAGAGGGCATATTGTTCTTAAACGGCGACGACCCTCTTCTGGCCTCAGTGGTTCCTAAGGAGGGCAGGAAGAAGGTGCTGTACGGACTGGGCAGGGACTGTGACTACAGGGCAGAGGACCTGCACCTGGAAGAGGGGTATCCCGTGTTCACGGCGGTTCACGGTGACTGCAGGGTCCGGGTGCGCCTTAAGGTTATGGGAAGCCACATGGTGAGCAATGCCATGGCGGCCCTGGCAGTGGCGGATACATACGGGCTTTCCATGGAGAAGGCGGCCCTGGCCCTGGGACAGTTTAAGGGCTACAAGGGACGCCAGCAGATATTTGAATGGGGCGGCGTCACTGTCATTGACGACAGCTACAATGCCAGCCCGGTGTCCATGAAGGCCGGACTGGAGGTGCTGGACAGCGTGAAGGGAGAACGAAAGATTGCGGTCTTGGCCGACATGAAGGAGCTGGGCCCGGATACGGAAAGGTTCCATGCCGAAATAGGCGCCTACATAGGAGAACATCCACTGGACATGGTTCTTTTGCTTGGAGAGCTGGCAGCCTGCATCGGCAGCGGAATGGATGCAGCCCGCGCAGCGACGCCCCATATTGAAATAGACAGTCTGGCCCAGGCAGAAAAGTGGCTGGACGAAAACATCAGGGAGGGCGACTGCATTCTTTTTAAAGGCTCCAACAGCATGAAGCTGTCCGAGGCAGTAAAGCATCTGAAGGAAACCAGGTCATGA
- a CDS encoding UDP-N-acetylmuramoyl-L-alanyl-D-glutamate--2,6-diaminopimelate ligase — MILRTWLNELDYELVRGSLDVEVTEVVYDSRKAVPGAVFVCMAGTRVDSHRFVPDVLRAGVRVLVTERDIEEELAASGLAEHEMGRVTILKTAEARRSLALLSAARFGYPASKMITIGVTGTKGKTTTTHMIKAILEAAGKKVGMIGTTGTVINGQVTPTMNTTPESYELHQSFAKMAEAGCQYMIMEVSSQGIKMHRVDGLAFDYGIFTNISPDHIGPDEHADFAEYLCCKSRLLSMCRIGLVNLNDGHFKEIVKDASCRLYTYCVKEDGETKADFEASNVRYVSRPDFVGTEFDVTGNLDMDVRLGIPGLFNVDNALAALCVCSFLGLPKDRIVHALEHIRVNGRMEIVYTSSRCTVLVDYAHNAVSMESLLTTLRQYHPRRLVVVFGCGGNRSKDRRYSMGEIGGRLADLSIITADNSRYEKVEDIMADIRGSIEKTGGDFVEIPDRRDAIRSSILHAQPGDMIAVIGKGHEDYQEINGVRHHFLDREVIEETIKELGDETQYDRNNG; from the coding sequence ATGATACTTAGAACCTGGTTGAATGAGCTGGATTATGAACTTGTCAGAGGAAGCCTGGATGTGGAGGTCACAGAGGTGGTCTACGACTCCAGAAAGGCAGTGCCCGGTGCTGTGTTTGTGTGTATGGCGGGGACCCGGGTGGATTCCCACCGGTTTGTACCGGATGTGCTGCGCGCTGGCGTCCGCGTCCTTGTGACGGAGCGGGACATTGAGGAGGAATTGGCTGCCTCAGGACTTGCGGAGCATGAGATGGGCCGGGTGACAATACTTAAGACAGCAGAGGCCAGGAGAAGCCTGGCTCTTCTCTCGGCAGCCAGGTTCGGTTATCCTGCGTCCAAAATGATTACCATTGGCGTGACGGGAACAAAGGGAAAGACCACCACCACCCATATGATAAAAGCCATTCTTGAAGCGGCAGGAAAAAAGGTGGGGATGATAGGCACCACAGGCACGGTGATCAATGGACAGGTGACCCCTACTATGAACACCACGCCGGAATCCTATGAACTGCACCAGTCCTTTGCGAAAATGGCGGAGGCAGGCTGCCAGTATATGATTATGGAGGTGTCCTCCCAGGGAATCAAGATGCACCGGGTGGACGGCCTCGCCTTTGACTACGGCATTTTCACCAATATATCCCCGGACCACATCGGGCCGGATGAGCACGCTGATTTTGCGGAATATCTCTGCTGCAAATCACGTCTTTTGAGCATGTGCAGGATAGGGCTGGTAAACTTAAACGACGGGCATTTTAAAGAAATCGTAAAGGACGCGTCCTGCCGGCTTTATACGTACTGCGTAAAGGAGGACGGGGAGACGAAGGCAGACTTTGAAGCCTCAAACGTCCGGTATGTGTCCCGGCCGGATTTTGTGGGCACTGAGTTTGATGTCACAGGGAACCTGGACATGGATGTCCGTCTGGGAATTCCCGGCCTGTTCAACGTGGACAATGCCCTGGCAGCCCTGTGCGTATGCTCCTTCCTGGGACTTCCAAAAGATAGGATTGTCCATGCCCTGGAGCACATACGTGTCAATGGACGTATGGAAATCGTCTACACCTCATCCAGGTGTACGGTCCTGGTAGACTACGCCCACAATGCGGTAAGCATGGAGAGCCTTCTTACCACCCTGCGCCAGTATCATCCCAGGCGGCTGGTGGTGGTATTTGGATGCGGCGGCAACCGTTCCAAGGACAGACGCTACTCCATGGGCGAGATTGGAGGAAGGCTGGCCGATTTAAGCATCATCACGGCAGACAACTCCAGGTATGAAAAGGTGGAGGACATCATGGCGGACATCCGGGGAAGCATAGAAAAAACAGGAGGGGACTTTGTTGAAATTCCTGACAGAAGGGACGCAATCCGCAGCAGCATCCTTCATGCGCAGCCGGGGGATATGATAGCTGTCATCGGCAAAGGACATGAGGACTATCAGGAGATCAACGGCGTGCGCCATCATTTCCTGGACAGGGAAGTCATTGAAGAAACCATAAAAGAGTTGGGAGACGAGACACAGTATGACAGGAATAACGGTTAA
- a CDS encoding DNA translocase FtsK, whose translation MAETTKRQQSGNRKPGRPKGSTSKKTGTSSKSRGTSGKKAYEQDNTEFMRAEVVIICSFAVAILLFLSNFRLCGVVGDVLRGVQLGIFGMVGYLFPILIFVGTCFHLSNQGNIHAAMKLAAVAGAVITVCGLLQLAFGTVPAGAKWMEYYKQSTLTGTGGGWLGGVLTSFLTIGLGKPGTFLVLVVLFIICMVCITERSFVSAVKRGGDKAYQYAREDMDRRRELHAIREEERRRIREEQRVRGVNLNATRLMTPEEEDYDEEAFDREFGADLEEMPEMPEMPDTYEKDWGPAQTAGAKDSLPPDEFVGRFDPPLEPGTDAGDSYDTDELGALARSIEGHSRLGRREEAPVVTGILVEDEYGTHDGEDYDTIHVKKDLKTLEEMEFHVRSSADRDENPVNGYGHDRGREDTVPWEEEYGTSGDMAEGAALSAESAGTAGLHGTGLHGAADHEAGIPETDVPETGIYETDPSEQGINYDSIFVPEEPKRVVTASGKVIETETELLQKKIEKKREEAGQTDSNMAVAQEIKEKEEAVKKEYVFPPTTLLKKGAKNAGSFSGDEYKATAIKLQQTLHNFGVGVTVTNISCGPAVTRYELLPEQGVKVSKIVGLTDDIKLSLAAADIRIEAPIPGKSAVGIEVPNKENNMVYLRDLLEAESFKNHKSRLAFAVGKDIGGQVVVTDIGKMPHLLIAGATGSGKSVCINTLIMSIIFKSKPEDVKMIMVDPKVVELSVYNGIPHLLIPVVTDPKKASGALNWAVAEMTDRYKKFAECNVRDLKGYNERVEKIKDIEDDKKPVKMPQIVIIIDELADLMMVAPGEVEDAICRLAQLARAAGIHLVIATQRPSVNVITGLIKANVPSRIAFAVSSGVDSRTIIDMNGAEKLLGKGDMLFYPAGFPKPQRVQGAFVSDEEVGRVVEFLTEQGMVAEYNPEVESRVSSPSMDGGSGASERDEYFVQAGRFIIEKEKASIGMLQRMFKIGFNRAARIMDQLAEAGVVGEEEGTKPRKVLMSMEEFEELLEQGY comes from the coding sequence GTGGCTGAAACAACAAAACGACAGCAGAGTGGGAACAGAAAACCGGGAAGGCCAAAGGGAAGCACGTCCAAAAAGACAGGCACTTCCTCCAAAAGCCGCGGGACATCCGGAAAAAAGGCCTATGAACAGGATAATACGGAATTCATGAGAGCAGAAGTGGTCATCATCTGCTCTTTTGCTGTTGCCATTCTTTTATTTCTGAGCAATTTCAGGCTGTGCGGCGTGGTGGGCGATGTGCTGCGCGGAGTACAGCTGGGAATATTTGGAATGGTGGGATATCTATTCCCCATACTGATATTTGTGGGCACCTGTTTCCATCTGTCCAATCAGGGAAACATCCATGCTGCCATGAAGCTGGCAGCCGTGGCAGGGGCTGTTATTACGGTCTGCGGGCTGCTGCAGCTGGCCTTCGGTACGGTTCCGGCCGGCGCGAAGTGGATGGAATATTATAAGCAGTCCACCCTGACCGGTACGGGCGGCGGATGGCTGGGAGGCGTCCTTACCTCCTTCCTTACCATCGGACTGGGGAAGCCGGGAACCTTTCTGGTTCTGGTGGTCCTGTTCATCATCTGCATGGTATGCATCACGGAGCGCTCTTTTGTGTCTGCTGTGAAGCGGGGAGGGGACAAGGCTTACCAGTATGCCAGAGAGGATATGGACCGGCGCAGGGAGCTTCACGCCATACGGGAGGAGGAGCGCAGGCGCATCCGCGAGGAACAGAGGGTGAGGGGCGTTAATCTGAATGCCACCAGGCTGATGACACCTGAGGAAGAGGATTATGACGAGGAGGCATTTGACCGTGAGTTTGGAGCGGATCTGGAGGAAATGCCGGAAATGCCTGAAATGCCCGATACATACGAGAAGGACTGGGGGCCGGCCCAGACAGCCGGCGCAAAGGACAGCCTGCCGCCGGATGAGTTTGTGGGCAGGTTTGACCCGCCTTTGGAGCCGGGGACCGATGCCGGGGATTCCTACGACACGGATGAACTGGGGGCCCTGGCCAGGTCTATAGAGGGCCACAGCCGTTTGGGACGCCGGGAAGAAGCGCCGGTGGTCACCGGCATTCTTGTGGAGGACGAGTATGGGACACATGATGGGGAGGACTATGACACCATCCATGTGAAGAAGGATTTAAAGACCCTGGAGGAGATGGAGTTTCATGTCAGGTCCTCTGCGGACAGGGACGAGAATCCTGTAAACGGTTATGGCCATGACCGGGGCCGTGAGGATACGGTTCCCTGGGAAGAAGAATATGGGACATCTGGGGATATGGCAGAAGGAGCTGCCTTGTCTGCTGAAAGCGCGGGTACGGCCGGCCTTCACGGGACAGGACTGCACGGAGCCGCAGACCATGAGGCGGGAATTCCTGAAACGGATGTTCCGGAAACAGGTATCTATGAGACAGACCCGTCGGAACAGGGTATCAATTATGACAGCATATTTGTGCCGGAGGAGCCCAAGCGGGTGGTTACGGCATCAGGCAAGGTTATAGAGACTGAGACAGAACTTCTCCAGAAAAAGATTGAGAAGAAGCGGGAGGAGGCCGGACAGACCGATTCCAATATGGCGGTGGCCCAGGAAATCAAGGAAAAGGAAGAGGCAGTAAAGAAGGAATATGTGTTCCCGCCTACTACCCTGCTTAAGAAGGGGGCTAAGAATGCCGGTTCCTTTTCTGGGGATGAGTATAAGGCCACGGCCATTAAGCTGCAGCAGACTCTCCATAACTTCGGTGTTGGGGTGACGGTTACAAATATCAGCTGCGGTCCTGCTGTGACCCGGTATGAGCTTTTGCCGGAGCAGGGCGTGAAGGTCAGCAAGATAGTGGGGCTGACCGACGATATCAAGCTGAGTCTGGCTGCGGCGGATATCCGTATTGAGGCGCCCATTCCCGGCAAGTCGGCGGTGGGAATCGAGGTGCCCAACAAAGAGAACAACATGGTATACCTGAGGGATTTGCTGGAGGCGGAATCGTTTAAGAACCACAAGTCACGTCTGGCCTTTGCCGTGGGCAAGGATATCGGCGGACAGGTGGTGGTGACGGATATCGGAAAGATGCCCCATCTGCTTATTGCAGGCGCCACTGGTTCCGGTAAGTCGGTGTGTATCAATACCCTGATTATGAGCATCATTTTCAAGTCCAAACCAGAGGATGTGAAGATGATTATGGTGGATCCCAAGGTGGTGGAGCTCAGTGTCTATAACGGAATCCCCCATCTGCTTATCCCGGTGGTAACAGACCCCAAAAAGGCCTCAGGGGCACTGAACTGGGCTGTGGCCGAGATGACGGACCGCTATAAGAAGTTTGCGGAGTGCAATGTCAGGGATTTAAAGGGCTACAATGAAAGAGTTGAAAAGATAAAGGATATAGAGGATGACAAAAAGCCGGTGAAGATGCCCCAGATTGTCATTATCATCGACGAGCTGGCAGACCTTATGATGGTGGCTCCGGGAGAAGTGGAGGATGCTATCTGCCGTCTGGCCCAGCTGGCCCGTGCTGCGGGAATTCATCTGGTCATTGCAACCCAGAGGCCGTCGGTCAATGTCATCACCGGACTGATTAAGGCCAATGTGCCGTCCAGAATTGCTTTTGCCGTGTCTTCAGGCGTGGACTCCAGGACCATTATTGATATGAACGGGGCCGAGAAGCTGCTGGGAAAGGGCGACATGCTCTTTTATCCGGCTGGATTCCCCAAACCCCAGCGTGTACAGGGCGCCTTTGTGTCCGATGAGGAAGTGGGCCGGGTGGTGGAATTCCTGACAGAACAGGGCATGGTGGCGGAATATAATCCGGAAGTGGAGAGCCGTGTCTCTTCCCCGTCCATGGACGGAGGAAGCGGGGCTTCTGAACGGGATGAGTACTTTGTCCAGGCTGGCAGGTTTATCATTGAAAAAGAAAAGGCATCCATCGGCATGCTCCAGAGGATGTTTAAGATTGGCTTCAACCGGGCTGCCCGGATTATGGACCAGCTGGCGGAAGCAGGGGTAGTGGGCGAGGAAGAGGGTACCAAGCCCAGGAAAGTGCTTATGAGCATGGAAGAATTTGAGGAACTGCTGGAGCAGGGGTATTAG
- a CDS encoding formate--tetrahydrofolate ligase — MKSDIEIAQEAVMQPIKEVAAAYGIGEDDLELYGKYKAKLTDELWEQVKDRPNGKLVLVTAINPTPAGEGKTTTTVGLGEAFGKMGKKAIIALREPSLGPCFGVKGGAAGGGYAQVVPMEDLNLHFTGDFHAITSANNLLAALLDNHIQQGNALGIDPRQIQWKRCVDMNDRVLRNIVVGLGAKGDGMVREDHFVITVASEIMAILCLADNMEDLKNRLGKIIVAYNFAGEPVTAEQLHAVGSMAALLKEALKPNLIQTLEHTGALVHGGPFANIAHGCNSVRATKTALKLADVVVTEAGFGADLGAEKFLDIKCRKAGLKPDAVVLVATVRALKYNGGVPKDQLSAENLEALEKGIVNLEKHIENLQKFGVPVVVTLNSFISDTEAEYAYIKKFCEDRGCEFALSEVWAKGGEGGIALAEKVMETLENKPTQYHVLYPDEMSLKDKINTIAKEIYGADGASFAPAAAKALKRIEDMGFGNLPVCMAKTQYSLSDDQTKLGRPAGFTINVRDAYVSAGAGFVVALTGSIMTMPGLPKKPAADSIDVDENGKITGLF, encoded by the coding sequence ATGAAATCAGATATTGAGATTGCGCAGGAGGCCGTGATGCAGCCCATTAAAGAAGTGGCTGCTGCTTACGGAATCGGGGAGGATGACCTGGAGCTTTACGGTAAATACAAAGCAAAGCTGACAGATGAACTCTGGGAGCAGGTAAAGGACCGTCCCAACGGAAAGCTGGTGCTGGTAACAGCCATCAATCCAACACCGGCAGGAGAAGGAAAGACCACCACCACGGTTGGTCTGGGCGAGGCATTTGGAAAGATGGGAAAGAAGGCCATCATAGCCCTCAGAGAGCCTTCCCTGGGCCCCTGCTTCGGCGTTAAGGGAGGAGCAGCCGGCGGCGGTTATGCCCAGGTTGTGCCCATGGAGGATTTAAACCTGCATTTTACAGGTGATTTCCATGCCATTACCTCCGCCAATAACCTGTTGGCAGCTCTCTTAGACAACCATATCCAGCAGGGCAATGCCCTGGGGATTGACCCAAGGCAGATCCAGTGGAAGCGATGCGTGGACATGAATGACCGCGTTCTGCGCAACATCGTGGTGGGCCTGGGAGCAAAGGGAGACGGCATGGTCAGGGAGGATCACTTTGTCATTACAGTGGCTTCTGAAATTATGGCGATCCTGTGCCTGGCAGACAACATGGAGGATTTAAAGAACCGTCTGGGCAAGATTATTGTGGCCTATAATTTTGCAGGAGAGCCTGTGACCGCAGAGCAGCTCCATGCAGTGGGCTCCATGGCAGCCCTCCTTAAGGAAGCGTTAAAGCCCAACCTGATCCAGACCCTGGAGCACACAGGCGCCCTGGTACACGGCGGCCCGTTTGCCAACATCGCCCACGGATGCAACAGCGTGAGAGCCACGAAGACAGCCCTGAAGCTGGCAGACGTGGTAGTGACAGAGGCCGGCTTCGGTGCTGACCTGGGAGCTGAGAAGTTCCTTGACATCAAGTGCCGCAAGGCAGGGCTTAAGCCGGACGCAGTGGTTCTGGTGGCTACGGTCAGGGCCCTTAAGTACAACGGCGGCGTGCCCAAGGACCAGCTGTCAGCTGAGAATCTGGAAGCCCTTGAAAAGGGCATTGTCAATCTGGAGAAGCACATTGAGAACCTCCAGAAGTTCGGCGTGCCTGTGGTGGTTACTCTCAATTCCTTCATATCCGATACCGAGGCAGAATATGCTTATATCAAGAAGTTCTGCGAAGACAGGGGATGCGAGTTCGCTCTGTCCGAGGTATGGGCAAAGGGCGGCGAGGGCGGCATTGCCCTGGCTGAAAAGGTAATGGAGACACTGGAGAACAAGCCAACCCAGTACCATGTACTCTATCCGGATGAGATGAGCCTTAAGGATAAGATTAACACCATTGCAAAAGAGATTTACGGAGCAGACGGCGCTTCCTTTGCACCGGCCGCTGCCAAGGCGTTAAAGCGCATTGAGGATATGGGCTTTGGAAACCTGCCGGTGTGTATGGCCAAGACCCAGTATTCCCTGTCGGATGACCAGACCAAGTTAGGGCGGCCCGCGGGCTTTACCATCAATGTAAGGGATGCCTATGTATCAGCAGGAGCAGGCTTCGTGGTGGCGCTTACAGGTTCCATCATGACCATGCCGGGACTTCCGAAGAAACCGGCAGCAGACAGCATTGATGTGGATGAGAACGGTAAGATTACCGGACTTTTCTAG